The following is a genomic window from Manihot esculenta cultivar AM560-2 chromosome 9, M.esculenta_v8, whole genome shotgun sequence.
tgcttttattttttttctaaacttaATTTGATTAGGTTGCtgaaaacatatatttatcAATCTGGCAGAGTTAGATTCAAATTTAGATTCTTTCTGTCCTATataatgatataaaaaaaataataagaatatctTCTAATTATCTTTGAAGTATATTGTGGAATTGCACACTGCCGGCAGCTCATAGCAAGAAAACACTTTGTATTTGAGGTCAGGATTGCATACAAGAGGCCAGTTTTTGCCATTAACCAAcgctataaatattttaaattagctgttattaaaattattttaaacaaaatttaatatattttgattacaaaaattaaaataaaaatagttatgAATTAGGAATACAACacccaactttttttttttacaaatatatAACATTCAACTAGTTTAGAATTATTTGAAAAGCGAAAAATCATGTTATCaagtcatttttttattaaaaataaaattcattgtaTTTTTGCAAAGATCTAAGCTGGCTAAttcaaaatacaaataaaatattttttcatgttAAAACCGATCACGCCACATCCCACAAGGATCAGCGAAAGCGTCGTTCCTCGCATTTCCGTCAAGTGCTCTTTTCACAACGAAATAAAAGGCACCACTCAATAGAAAATTCACTGAGAAACCACCAAaccagataaaattaaaaacaacccaatcaaaattaaaaaagagaaaCCACCAAAAACAGCCATGCAAGAAGAAATAGGATTTCACAGGATCACTGTATGTCTCGCTGATCAGGATTTCTGAACAACAAACTAGCTCCTGGCATTCTCTGTCTCATATACCCAGAGAGCCACCTTAAGGAGCCAAACACAAAACTCCAGCGCCGATTATCACCGGTCCACATTTAGTCCAACAAACGTTGATCAAGCAAACTAGAGACAATATACAAATCCCAAAATCCAATCGCTAGAAAACAATCCCTCTCTAGAGAACAATCAATGTTTAAAATGaggataaagaaaaaaaaatttttaaaaaacatcAAAGGCTAAACCGACAATAAGTAGGGATACAGCGCCATAACAATGaccacaaaattaaaaaaacgttCCTCTGCCCAAAAAGATTAATAAAGGTTCCAAAAAACAAACCTAAATGGAAACCAATAAAAGAACGTAAAGAGAAACGCTCGGGATAAATCTTCCTCTTCAAATGTTACCAAAGCGGATTCCCTTTCTTCTGCCCTCACACTTCTTTCTCCCTCCTCTTCTCTCCAACCTTCCTGTTCTCGGATGGATATCAAAGTCGTTTCTTTCCGAGCTctgttgtttttcctttttagtccACAAGTCAAACACAGTGCAATAATTAGAATCGCACCTTTGCTAAATCCAAGTTTTAAGGACTCAGAGAAAGACACATCAAACTCTGACGTTTGATATGAACGCCAACCCATGAAACACGACTCATTATCAATGATTTTGAATAACTAGGAttggattttaattttaattttaatttcaattttaatttattgcaaTTTTAATtcggaaaaaaaaatcagatcTAATCAAATCTAAAGGCCCAATTCCAGACCCAAACCGTGGCCGGGCCCCATGTTGATTCATGAGAAAGACTTGAACATTGCATCATGTGGGATCAAAAGGATCATCCTCTTCTCATAACCtaactctttttctttctatctCATGTTAAAGGCAGGGCAGGCACACCACAACTGTGCTGTTGTTTCAGCAACAAAACTAATCGATGGCATTAGGCACTATCATAACTCGGCAAATGTTGCCTCTAATTTAAGAGACGACAATCATTTGAATTATATttccaaaaaaataaatgaacacAAGAGGGTTTTAATCATtgaaacaatatatatatatatattggcaAAATATTGGAAGAATGTAAAGCCAAAAATGaccaaaaaaataactttcccTGTGATCTACAAACTGTTCATAATAGCTTAGTCTTAAAATGTAACAGTGAACaaataaatcttcaaaaccacagACAAAGCCAGCTGCAACAGAAAGATGCTAGCTACAATGAAAACCCACCTTTCACCTGCTGACATGATATGAGCTCGTAGATTAAGTGCCACAAAGCttgctgacataaaacctgCCACACCTGCAATCACCCACCTGAAAATTTCCAAGGGAATAATGGAGAGACACTGCAACCAAATACACAAAATTTCAGTTCACTACTAATCCCTACTCCAACATTCATGAGATCTTCAATTGCTAAAAAGAAGCAgggtaattttattattctcaTGTCTTACTCTTCACAATATGACATAGGTTTTCCAAATGTGTGGCAAATATTTAAACATGAAGGACAAGCATGCTAAATTATCACAAATTCTATCTAAAGTACTAATTCAATATCAGAATTTTCTCCAGGGTACTTTTTGACAATCCTTCCTGTTGTAACATTTGTCTCTTTCCATCCATTCTTCAAAAATTCAAGCATATTTGCTTCTAAATTAATATGTTACCATAATACTTTACTGCCAGAACAAATCTGTTAATGAGACCTATCTTTTGAGGATCATTGCTGTACAATTACAAAGATGTTGCATAAACTTGAGCACCACGTTTTTAAAAGAGCACACCTAACTATTAAGTTTTATGTATTGTTAGCAAAATTGTCTCCATGAAATTTTCCAGCACAAGTGACTTCTTCCAACCTATGTTTCAACTGTTGTACAAGGTGTCAAATCTCTATTATGgatattatttgaaaataaaactttcctgaaataattttttctatttttgcttAGTCTAAACATTTTTGTCAAAATAATGTAAACTGAAGAAATAACAAGAATTCTCAGCAAATAGAAAACTTACCAATGCTGGAATGAAGATGAATAGGGAGTAACCATAGAGACAAAACAGCTGGACAAGGCCTGATGGTACAGAAAAGTACTTAAGGACCACATACAAACCAAGAGGCACAATGGTGACATAGCCATAAAAAACACCAGCAGACCAAGTCACCACATTTATGTCATAATCCCACTCTTTATTCTTCAGCTTGTGTGCTAGATAGGTAACGAAAGTGCCAATTGAAGCTGCCACAAAGATTAGAGTAGTGCATATCCAGAATGGTCCATACCTACACAGATATTGAAATTTAAGGCACATTTATTACTTAAAAGGAAATGAAAAGGGGAAAGCAGGGGGAAAGGACAAATGAGAAGGTAGATCCATCATATGTAGTGGGTTTACTAGGTTTGTAACTACCGGCTAGAATTAGTAACTACCATTGCTAAGTACCAGAAAAGGTAGATAAAAAAGTATAACATTCTGGTCATTGTCATAGCACACACTAGTTAACAGAAAATTATAGCATTTGGATCTTTCAAAGGAGGAGAAGAAAGACTAAGTTTTAAATATCAAAACTTAATGCATTCTCAAGAAAGCTAATTATACCATTTAAAGGAGAAGAGTTTGACTAGGATCAGAATTAGATGATAAGATAACAGGCATATTATAAAGTAGCATCTAGACAGTTCATAAGTAAACATATGTGAAATGTCAGGGACTCATAAACCTCACAGCTGACAATTATCAGAAAGGAATATCACTCCTGAGGGAGAATATGCTCATATACAGAAACTTTTTAAGGAAATTCTTCAATCTGTACTGTGCCTTTAATCTTGGCAATACATTGGCATCTTGTTCATGCCATCTACTTTGCACAAATTTACCATTCCAAGTAAAACTCCTAATCATCTTTATAGCCTTTAAATTTTGCTTTCCATCCAATGTTTATTTATAACAGCAGCTAAACCCTTCCACTAGATTTGTCATGCAGTAATAGGTGATTAAGATCACACAATAAATTGCACTACACACAATCATGCATAAAGAAAGTAATATAAACAAAACTCCCAACTGAAATTATAAATTCCTTATGCACTCATGCAGTCCTGCTTCTAGATGAACTTCCATTTTCTTGAATAAAATGGATAGTAATTATTTTGGTTCTGTCTTAACAGGTAAACAATTATGACACGAAGcataaataaaatacaaatgTTGCAAGTTTCAGCCTCAATTATTGTCCCATTTTGTGCTTGAGAAGTATTAACCATGGATCTAAACCAACTGCCCCTGCCCCATGTTCATACCACATCAACCAAAGTCCAATGGCAGGCTGTTTCTAATGTCAATCCACCATGAATAAAACACCAacttaatcataacataaaataaaGCAACAAAAATACATGAATCTGCAAACGATAATTGGGaaaattcatatataaattcAGTTACAAAAGCATATGGCCATACTGAAAAAGTATGTCAATGGTAAATGAAGCACCATTAATCTACCAAGTCCTACAGCTAGTTCATAGGCACATTTGATGAGGTACCTATTTATAAACACTAGCACCCAAATGCGAAAACCATAGCATCATTTGTATATGACCATAAAAATTCTAATGCACTTTTCATCATCATATTGTTGTAGAGGAAGCCTATAGCGTTTGCATAAATATCTAGACAACATCATAGCCGACCACAAAATGGTGCAATAAGAATATTGACATGTTTTCAATTTCATAGTACCTCTAGGACACATCCATTCCTGATTTCTCACTAGAACACAATGTCGTCTATTGTCAAAATATTTCTATTatgtaattattttcttaacaaAGCATGGATGAACAATTTAATCAATATAAAGAACAAAAGGTTTCTGATATATTCAATGTTTAATGCAATCAAATAATCCATCAAATAGATAAAATGAGTCAAGCAGAGTTAACTCACAAGTCAGGGTTGCCAGCAGTTTTCTCAGTAAATGTTCCTCTGAAAGGGAAAAGTGAATCTTTGATTCTCTCTAAAACATCTATAGTGTCTACATCAAAATATGGTTTATACGCAGCAATTGTGAATGTCCGCATCCAACCACTTTGCTGGGGTTCATCAGTACCAGAAACAGGTTTTGAAAATGTATCTGCACCAGTGCAAACATCTGCTCATTACCTCCTTCAATTGACATTGTAATTACACAACTTCTCACTGTGTTTTGATTTGGTTCATCAAACACTTCAGAACTCCACTGTCACTTCCCAAGTGTTAGCTTTTCCAAAACGAAAGTAAatcaaatgaaaatgaaaattcaTATTGTATACCATCAGCATCGCGAGGAAGGCGAGATCCACTGGAGATTTTCCCATGCGCACTTGGTGGAGGAAAATTCTGCAGATTCGAATCTGCAACCGCATAGCCAAGCAATCACATCACAAACACGAAGATTAACAAAACTGAAAAATCAAACAAAGATACACTAATTAGCATTAGCCACATCACCATCCTATAATCTCTACACTTCATTCAGGTTCATTTTCCAAGCTCACCTCAAACTAGACACATCATTCAATTCACCTAACGAcacattttctaaattttaatatttcaaatccCTGCATTGTCTCAGCTACCAAACAGCAATAAATTTTCGGCCAAAACTAACGAAACAAAAGAGGCAGAAACAGATATTTCAGCAGAAAAGGGATAGTACCTGAGAATTTGGCAGAGATGTGACCTGGATCTGGAACAGACTGCAACGTAAAACCAGAGAAAACGATCAGATCTCAAGAAAATCCtgcattaaaaaaatgaataagaaGAGACAAAAAGCAACTTACAGGTACGGATCCCGAGACCTTTTGATTATCAATACTAGTGTAATTGCCTGACATCATCCTTACAAGATTTCtgtttctttctcttctcttctctttctctttctctgatCGCTGGACGATGGCTCGCAAGCTTGGGCGTTgagtttattaattttctatttatttatttcttttaaaatttatttggtactatataatttttatgatttgtcTTACATGGAAGCGAGAAGTCTGCGTCAAGCATAATAAGGACGGATGAACTGGCCCGATCGCATGATCTTCTTTATAACGCCGTTACACGGAACGTAATTTACGATCGGGCCCATACAGTAAAAGAACATGGGCTGAAATTGGCCGATTTTACTCGGCTTCTTTTGTTGTACTCGAGGTAAAAATTGGAGCATTTTGagattattcatttattttaaggaataattaatttaaaaaatttctaaaaatttatttttaaaaaatatcaattctCCAAGACATCAAAAACTTTTGAAAAAATATCTTACAATGTATTATAAAATCTCCTCTCTATAAAAgtgtaaaaattattaataaatttataagtaaaaaatctaaattatttctttcatgcttaaaatatTACTAAAGCCTTAAAAACTACTTTAGTCTTTTGAAATCCTTACAATTaagatatattaaatttagatgaaaaacaaaattaaaggttttcaataatattttacattaataCTTTCTTTTTTTGAACAACCACGGCTAAacatattttgaaattaatgaaattggaaaaagaaaaacatatttcTAACCCCAGCAAGTcctacattattttttttttcaatttaaaattggcAGAATAACTCTTaagtatgaaaaattattcaatttttttcctttttaatctTTGCTATTTTTCGTTTTTATCCAATATGAAACATTATTTACTCTTCTACTTAAAAAATTGGTTCTTTATGAGAAGGGCTGGAAGGGAAGCAATCCTTTGATATATATAACCATTTTATTAACACTTAAAAAGTTGATGTTTCTAAGTTAAATTAACCCAACCAAATAAACCCTAATGCATCATAAGTTGCAAGCATCCAAGAGGAACCTCCCCCTGAAATCCATTGAAGGCAATTTGCCGCAAAAGGCAAAATACATGTTCATTTGAATTTACAACTGCAAATgacaataaattgaaatttaaactgCATTAAAAACAATGCAAGTCAGAGTGTATACAGGTATTAACCAGTCCCTCTGTATACTAAGAATTCTCGCATCATATTATTTCTTTCAGTCTATATCTTACCCTAAGGATAAAATATGCAGCTCTGATTCAGTAACAGTTACCCTTCGGTTTCGGGTATTTATTATTCGCCATTGATTTGAGAAATTGACCTGGCTCTCATAAATCTATTTCTTGACATCTAACAAAGCCACACTATTTACAAAGAACTAAAGCACATCATCAATTGAAATAATGCTATCAGGCACTTTTTAGTCTTCCCCTTGAAAGCAGTAGATACCTTCTGATTGCAAGTATGAGAACCCAAGTACTTCTGGAAATTTTCTCTTTGATCATCAAAAGCAATGCTGAACTCAGTACAGTCTTCAAGATCTGAGCTTGCAATCCCTTGAAAAATCCCAGAAGTCCttctcttctccatattgcatGCACAACTGCAGGCAATGTTTTACTGGATTTACGCTCGCCTTTCTTACTTTCATCTTCGTCTGAGTCTGCTGCTTGAATCATCACCTTACACCTGTATGGACAATGCAACATATCTCAATTTGGAAAATCGGATCTACAAAGAATTGAAAGCACAGTTGAAGATGATAGGCCACCCACCTGATTGCAGGATATGTAATAACCGTTGCAGCACTCTTTGATATTGCACCCAAAACAAATGCCGATAAGGCAGAAAGGGCTTCTACAGAGGAACCCTTGtctgctgtattttcttttcccttGATAAGTCTTTGTTTGAGCTGATCAAACACTGTATACTGCATTACACGATAAATCTGACCTCAGCTAGGTTCATAtcttaaatcaaatattaaccTCAAAATGGATATTTGAAGTAATATTTGTTATGGTTTAGAACAAGTCCAAGAAACAGTACCTGAATTGCAGGATTTGAGGTCAGCAAAAGAGAGATGCCAAGGCCATCAAACGCATCACTCCAAGTGCCCTCTGTCAATGTCTGCCAAAGTCCTTTTGATTTGCCAAAAGCACTTGTCTGCATCCTTGAGGAGGCCGTATCTAGAGGCTATACGGTGACACAGACACAATCTAATATTAAACCTTTAACGTTCAATATGcatggaaagaaaataaaaagactaaaaaaaaGAGTAGGAGATTGACAAAAATGGCACCAAACAGAAAGGTCAAAAAGAAAGCAAGTTCCacttaactaataaaaaaagttaCAGAACTTAGTGGCCATCGCTCTGTTGCTaccaaacattaaaaaaaaaaaaaagcaatttgccaaaagtttgaattacaaataacaatcacataaaagaaTCTAAAgacatttttttttacttaaaaaattaagtatacAAGCGAGTACATGTTTAGTGCTTCACCTGCCTAAGACATCATATTTTAAAAGGTTAAAATAATGTGAGATTTGATATGCACTTCTTTGCTATTGGACATCCCTTgaggaaaagttcaaatttgcTTGTAAATCATGCAGTTAGTAATTCTAAAATTCATTCCTAAAACTGAAcatgcatttttttttaaagagagaAGTTGCAGCATTTAACATATTGGATTATGCTCAAGCATGACTTGAAAAATGGTACTTAATGACTCACCTGAGTCACAATGGCAGTGCAAGcaccagcagcagcagcaataACCAAGTTAGCGCTTGTTCCAATTTTTTTGAAACCACTTTTTTCCAGATAGAGCCTTTTAAAGTAGCTGTAACCATAGAAGTAGACAAACTGTGAAATGAAAGACTGCAGATTTTTTGTCCCTAAGCCTTGATATAGTGAAAGAAATTGCCCATTGGACAGCGCTTCCCATAGAACATCAGAAAGGTTCCTACATGAGCCAcaaaacaaacaataaacaaACTATTAAATTATGTCTTACAATAACGATCCAcgacaataaaataaaaggccATAGAaccaacatcaaaagcataaaTATTGCTAATAATCCCATCAACAAATCatagattaaaaaattttatttatatatatatatatataaaaggagaacagAATAAGAGAATATAGTTTCAACCATACCAaacaggaaaaagaaaaaaatgaaaaatttcaatGCTACGGACGCCTAAAGTAATCGATTAACACTTTATCTGATGAAATAAAACTAGCTGCAACGCAATTTATCAAAAAGGTTACATTTGAAAGCAGGCAACTTATGGAGACGTTTCCTTCACTAGTCCTTACACTGCATCTGTTCCCTTAAACgagttttaaaaagttaatcAATAGGGGAGGAAGAAAATTGGTAAATCCAAAATCATCCTAATAAAAATGATAGCATTTACTTCATTTTACTCTCATGATCATGGATTCTGCAAGTTGAATCGTTGTGTATTTAGCTCCACTGAGAAATCCAAAAGGTATTGCTCCACCCAATCATAAAACGCCCCATACttgaagaatttaatttttttagacaaAATAATTTCCTGATCATGTTGATTGAACAACTACTGTCTTAGAACAGAACCTCGCCGCATAGATAACTTGCAAAACGGATTCAGTGCAGGAGTAAGTGTACAACCAAACTCCAAAGGTTAAACTATtgcaaatcaaataaaaaaaatcacataatttGAATCTACCCAATTGACATGATCACTGGATCGTGATCACGAGACATAAAAACGCCATACCCAGATCAATAAAACGAAGAAAAGCAAAGCCACGGTAAGAAAAAACAAGTAAAATGAAGGggggaaaaaaaagagagatggGTTTAAAGTGTTAACCTGTATTTTCGCTGGCCATGAGCACGAACCTCGGCTTGGTACTTGGTCTTACAGGTATCAAGGGGGTACAAGATCGTCGTACTGAGCAAGGAGCCAATAGCACCagaggttgcctccgaaagagatTCAAGATCAACACCCATATCTCCAGATattataattacaaaaaaaaaaaaaaaaagctcagaCCTTCTCAAAATCTGAGATTTAGGTAGGGAtcatttaacaaataaaataaaggcGGGTCATTTATATACCCGAGAGAGATACAGAAAGAGATGGAGAGATGGAAGAAGTTAGCTGGAAAAGGGAAAATGAATAAGGAAAGTATGGGAAAATGACGGAAACCGAGTAATGGCTCCGTTGGCGTATTCTCGAGAGTTGAAAAAACGTGGTGTTAGGAGGTCTGGTCCATCTCTCGGTTAATTAATGGCGACTTGACGGTGTCATGCTGGGGCTTTGGCGGATtatactaaacttttattttttaaaaaattactttttaattcttttaatgaaaattcatttctctttattttaaaaaatatattaatatattttaaaaattttattaataatatctgtgtttttaagattaataaataaatttatttatattatgtgaattaaataataaattatttttattttttaaataattaaaaaattaactattttatttttattttaaaattaatcaataaaatatttatatatttttaaaaattaaactatctagtatgaatatttaaaattataaagataaaataatatatatatttaaaatttatatttttcttttttaatttgaatgctataatatgaatttaaaattattataaacctAATTGAGATTATATGAGATCGTACATTCTATATACTTATGTATAATTGAAAATaacgattttaaatttaaaattaataaaacctATTTAAATTTTCGTAAACAAAAcgtctatttatttttaaaatttataaattaatttaactaatttatatgttaaaacAACATCCCTTAGCTAGTCCATTAATTATTGTGATAAAAGTTTATGTTAAGCAATAAATAAATAGCTCAAAGAAATGTGAACTCGAAATTGAAATgtgaactcttttttttttttttttcttttttccgaaGAAGTCCAATTTGATTTTGCAGCTAAAAAAATGTTGACTCTTTCGAAAAAACGCATAAAAAAGATGTGGACTCCAAATAGAGATCACCTGTTGAATTTTCAAATGATCGCTCGTACGACACGGCAGCCTTCCAGTTTTGTCTAGTAGGCCTATGGCccttcccctttttttttttttaaacctgCACATTATTTTGTATTACAAGGTCTATAAGGACTACGAGTCTTACATAAAATGGATtcaaataaatctaaataagCCAAATAGGTTTATCCCACAGTTTATCTAAATTAAACCAATCAAATTAAGTGAATCCAAATCCAAAACCTTACTTTTATGTAATTACTAAATTGAAATCATGAAGTATCTTGCTACTTTTAATCCATctttttataacattttattataaattgccTTTTATAACATATATATACAATCCTATTCCATTAGGATTTGAACACAAAATCCTACAAAATTCTAAAAATGGctctaatataattaatttacttcATTTGTTATAATTAGATATAAACTTAAATTATAACATTTATATTACAAGacagttttttaattattaaattaattaatttaataacatttgatgatctgagatccaatagaatagggttttacaagagttttgtattactgaataaggccttagtttcctgaggaggggactcctcttttatacattgtcttgcttgctggtgacgtgtaaatgtctctccaggattgggccacgcgtctctgccatgcagattcggaggtactagggtatcagccgcctgctccatgcgtaacggcctctgattctcctcgtgcgtacgttcgagcggatctgccaggctgtctggtgaatattattctggATCCTAGGCTGGGttgagagttgggccggatgctaagcctgagtgaAGAGGGCCTGCTTCGTGCGGGCCGGGCCG
Proteins encoded in this region:
- the LOC110622021 gene encoding protein YIPF1 homolog isoform X4, encoding MRTFTIAAYKPYFDVDTIDVLERIKDSLFPFRGTFTEKTAGNPDLYGPFWICTTLIFVAASIGTFVTYLAHKLKNKEWDYDINVVTWSAGVFYGYVTIVPLGLYVVLKYFSVPSGLVQLFCLYGYSLFIFIPALCLSIIPLEIFRWVIAGVAGFMSASFVALNLRAHIMSAGERKNNRARKETTLISIREQEGWREEEGERSVRAEERESALVTFEEEDLSRAFLFTFFYWFPFRFVFWNLY
- the LOC110622021 gene encoding protein YIPF1 homolog isoform X2, which gives rise to MMSGNYTSIDNQKVSGSVPSVPDPGHISAKFSDSNLQNFPPPSAHGKISSGSRLPRDADDTFSKPVSGTDEPQQSGWMRTFTIAAYKPYFDVDTIDVLERIKDSLFPFRGTFTEKTAGNPDLYGPFWICTTLIFVAASIGTFVTYLAHKLKNKEWDYDINVVTWSAGVFYGYVTIVPLGLYVVLKYFSVPSGLVQLFCLYGYSLFIFIPALCLSIIPLEIFRWVIAGVAGFMSASFVALNLRAHIMSAGERARKETTLISIREQEGWREEEGERSVRAEERESALVTFEEEDLSRAFLFTFFYWFPFRFVFWNLY
- the LOC110622021 gene encoding protein YIPF1 homolog isoform X3 codes for the protein MMSGNYTSIDNQKVSGSVPSVPDPGHISAKFSDSNLQNFPPPSAHGKISSGSRLPRDADDTFSKPVSGTDEPQQSGWMRTFTIAAYKPYFDVDTIDVLERIKDSLFPFRGTFTEKTAGNPDLYGPFWICTTLIFVAASIGTFVTYLAHKLKNKEWDYDINVVTWSAGVFYGYVTIVPLGLYVVLKYFSVPSGLVQLFCLYGYSLFIFIPALCLSIIPLEIFRWVIAGVAGFMSASFVALNLRAHIMSAGERWVFIVASIFLLQLALSVVLKIYLFTVTF
- the LOC110622021 gene encoding protein YIPF1 homolog isoform X1 — translated: MMSGNYTSIDNQKVSGSVPSVPDPGHISAKFSDSNLQNFPPPSAHGKISSGSRLPRDADDTFSKPVSGTDEPQQSGWMRTFTIAAYKPYFDVDTIDVLERIKDSLFPFRGTFTEKTAGNPDLYGPFWICTTLIFVAASIGTFVTYLAHKLKNKEWDYDINVVTWSAGVFYGYVTIVPLGLYVVLKYFSVPSGLVQLFCLYGYSLFIFIPALCLSIIPLEIFRWVIAGVAGFMSASFVALNLRAHIMSAGERKNNRARKETTLISIREQEGWREEEGERSVRAEERESALVTFEEEDLSRAFLFTFFYWFPFRFVFWNLY
- the LOC110623707 gene encoding peroxisomal adenine nucleotide carrier 1, which codes for MGVDLESLSEATSGAIGSLLSTTILYPLDTCKTKYQAEVRAHGQRKYRNLSDVLWEALSNGQFLSLYQGLGTKNLQSFISQFVYFYGYSYFKRLYLEKSGFKKIGTSANLVIAAAAGACTAIVTQPLDTASSRMQTSAFGKSKGLWQTLTEGTWSDAFDGLGISLLLTSNPAIQYTVFDQLKQRLIKGKENTADKGSSVEALSALSAFVLGAISKSAATVITYPAIRCKVMIQAADSDEDESKKGERKSSKTLPAVVHAIWRREGLLGFFKGLQAQILKTVLSSALLLMIKEKISRSTWVLILAIRRYLLLSRGRLKSA